Proteins co-encoded in one Nitratireductor kimnyeongensis genomic window:
- a CDS encoding Gfo/Idh/MocA family protein: MSAQTKPVRVLVAGLGNMGMSHALAYHANPGFEVVGLVSRSKPDLPDALKGYPHSTDFEEALAKTKPDLASINTYSDSHAPYAIAAMEAGAHVFVEKPLATNVADARRVVEVAKAHKRKLVVGYILRHHPSWVKLIEEARGLGGPYVFRLNLNQQSSGPTWMTHKQLMQTTPPIVDCGVHYVDVMCQITDAKPVKVRGMGVRLSEEIAPDMYNYGHFQVMFDDGSVGWYEAGWGPMMSETAFFVKDIVSPNGCVSIVMDEGAKSDDIDAHTQTSRIRVHRAETDASGRFAREDTLLSMDGEPGHQELCDREQAFMLKAIREDIDLSRHMNDAVQSLNICLAADESVRSGKEIEL, from the coding sequence ATGAGTGCGCAGACAAAGCCCGTGCGGGTGCTGGTCGCAGGACTTGGCAATATGGGCATGAGCCATGCGCTCGCCTATCATGCCAATCCCGGTTTCGAGGTTGTGGGGCTTGTGAGCCGCTCAAAACCGGACTTGCCGGATGCGCTGAAAGGCTACCCGCATTCGACGGACTTCGAGGAGGCGCTGGCCAAGACAAAACCGGACCTGGCCTCGATCAACACCTATTCGGACAGCCATGCCCCCTATGCCATCGCGGCGATGGAGGCTGGCGCACATGTCTTCGTTGAGAAGCCGCTGGCAACGAATGTCGCCGATGCGCGGCGCGTGGTGGAAGTGGCAAAGGCGCACAAGCGCAAGCTCGTGGTGGGCTATATTCTTCGCCATCACCCCTCTTGGGTAAAACTGATCGAAGAGGCGCGAGGGCTTGGCGGTCCTTACGTGTTCCGGCTCAACCTCAACCAGCAATCCTCCGGTCCGACCTGGATGACGCACAAACAGCTCATGCAAACGACACCACCCATCGTCGACTGCGGCGTGCACTATGTGGACGTGATGTGCCAGATCACCGATGCGAAGCCGGTCAAGGTGCGCGGGATGGGGGTTCGGCTTTCCGAAGAGATCGCCCCGGACATGTACAATTACGGACACTTCCAGGTGATGTTCGACGATGGCTCGGTGGGCTGGTACGAGGCCGGCTGGGGGCCGATGATGTCGGAAACCGCCTTCTTCGTGAAAGACATCGTATCCCCCAATGGCTGCGTCTCCATCGTCATGGACGAAGGCGCGAAGTCGGATGACATCGACGCGCACACACAGACATCGCGCATCCGCGTTCACAGGGCAGAGACCGACGCCAGCGGCCGTTTCGCCCGAGAAGATACGCTTCTGTCAATGGACGGCGAGCCGGGGCATCAGGAACTGTGCGACCGCGAGCAGGCCTTCATGCTGAAAGCCATCCGCGAAGACATCGACCTTTCACGGCACATGAACGACGCCGTGCAATCCCTCAACATCTGCCTCGCCGCCGACGAAAGCGTGCGAAGCGGCAAGGAAATCGAACTTTAG
- a CDS encoding ABC transporter ATP-binding protein — MGSLALKNITKSFGQVDVIKGVDLEVQDGEFVIFVGPSGCGKSTLLRIIAGLEDASGGSVEIDGSEVSSTPPSKRGIAMVFQTYALYPHLTVRDNMSLGLKQAKHPAAHIAERVDFASKMLSLEPYLDRRPAELSGGQRQRVAIGRAVVRKPKLFLFDEPLSNLDAALRVNTRLEIARLHRELGATMVYVTHDQTEAMTLADRIVVLNGGKIEQVGTPMELYNDPANLFVAGFIGSPQMNFIEASHLSREDAKTIGIRPEHISIVPSGGDISGRVSHIEHLGADTNVYLDCGTAGLVCARLFGEQNFDIDSTVHAKFDDNRVFRFDDKGQAIR; from the coding sequence GTGGGCTCACTCGCACTCAAGAACATCACCAAGTCGTTCGGCCAGGTCGACGTCATCAAGGGCGTGGACCTCGAAGTTCAGGACGGCGAATTCGTCATCTTTGTCGGCCCGTCCGGCTGTGGCAAATCCACCCTTCTACGCATCATCGCCGGGCTTGAAGATGCCAGTGGCGGGAGCGTGGAAATCGACGGTTCGGAGGTAAGCTCGACGCCACCATCGAAGCGCGGCATCGCCATGGTGTTCCAGACCTACGCGCTCTATCCGCACCTGACCGTGCGCGACAATATGAGCCTCGGCCTCAAACAGGCAAAGCATCCGGCCGCACACATTGCCGAACGTGTGGACTTTGCTTCGAAGATGCTGTCGCTCGAACCCTATCTCGACCGGCGCCCGGCGGAGCTTTCCGGCGGGCAGCGCCAGCGCGTCGCCATCGGCCGCGCCGTGGTTCGCAAGCCCAAGCTCTTCCTTTTCGACGAGCCGCTTTCCAATCTCGATGCAGCACTGCGCGTCAACACGCGGCTGGAAATCGCACGCCTTCACCGGGAACTGGGCGCCACGATGGTCTATGTGACTCATGATCAGACCGAGGCCATGACGCTGGCAGACCGCATCGTCGTTCTGAATGGCGGGAAGATCGAGCAGGTGGGCACGCCCATGGAGCTCTACAATGACCCGGCCAATCTTTTCGTCGCCGGTTTCATCGGTTCACCTCAGATGAATTTCATCGAGGCCAGCCACCTCTCCCGCGAAGATGCCAAGACGATCGGCATCCGCCCCGAGCACATTTCCATCGTGCCCTCAGGAGGAGACATTTCCGGCCGCGTCTCCCACATCGAGCATCTGGGAGCGGATACCAATGTCTATCTCGATTGCGGTACTGCAGGACTGGTCTGTGCGCGGCTCTTCGGCGAACAGAATTTTGACATCGACAGCACGGTGCATGCCAAGTTCGACGACAACCGCGTCTTCCGTTTCGACGACAAGGGTCAGGCCATTCGCTAA
- a CDS encoding isocitrate lyase/PEP mutase family protein: protein MSQIDRARTFHALHVKGDPLILYNIWDAGSAAAVAEAGARSVATGSWSVAAAHGYGDGEKIPVELLAKVTRRISETVELPLSVDFEGAYATDPTDAAENVSHILDAGAVGINFEDQIVGGDGLHSLADQAKRIGAIRAMAETRGVPLFINARTDLFLKESDRNRHAALLAEAKERAKAFADAGASGFFAPALVDQALIEELCEASPLPVNIMAMKTAPDATTLGRLGVARISHGPGPYRAAMAWLREAATAVYR from the coding sequence GTGAGCCAGATTGATCGAGCACGCACCTTCCACGCCCTTCACGTGAAGGGCGATCCGCTCATCCTGTACAATATCTGGGACGCCGGTTCGGCTGCCGCCGTCGCTGAAGCGGGGGCGCGGTCCGTGGCTACGGGGAGCTGGTCGGTTGCCGCCGCCCATGGCTATGGCGATGGCGAGAAAATCCCCGTCGAGCTTCTGGCTAAGGTGACCAGACGCATCTCGGAGACGGTGGAGCTGCCGCTTTCCGTCGACTTCGAGGGAGCCTATGCCACCGATCCAACGGATGCGGCCGAAAATGTGTCCCACATTCTCGACGCAGGTGCAGTGGGCATCAATTTCGAGGATCAGATCGTCGGCGGCGATGGTCTTCACTCATTGGCCGATCAGGCAAAACGCATCGGTGCCATCCGCGCAATGGCGGAGACGCGTGGCGTGCCGCTCTTCATCAACGCGCGAACCGATCTCTTCCTTAAGGAAAGTGACCGCAACCGTCACGCCGCGCTCCTGGCCGAGGCGAAAGAGCGGGCCAAGGCTTTCGCGGATGCTGGCGCCAGCGGTTTCTTCGCTCCTGCGCTGGTCGATCAGGCGTTGATTGAAGAGCTTTGTGAGGCCTCCCCGCTGCCGGTCAACATCATGGCCATGAAGACGGCTCCGGATGCCACGACACTTGGCCGGCTGGGGGTCGCCCGTATAAGCCACGGGCCCGGCCCCTATCGCGCCGCGATGGCGTGGCTCAGGGAAGCCGCGACGGCAGTGTACAGATAG
- a CDS encoding MurR/RpiR family transcriptional regulator yields MKEQVHEALGQMTDAERKVAHAFLAHYPSSGLSTVAEFAGLAGTSAPTVLRFVSRLGFSGYPEFQRALRTEIQAELLSPLEKGDSSAARNLDGSALGSYFSRATANIQATLEAIPESEFEAACALLSDPKAACYTLGGRFSDAIARYMASHLRIVRPNVRRFQDQTSTWDDQLLDVKAGDVVVLFDIRRYQRDLVHLSELLCERKARIVLVTDSWLSPISRYAKVVLPCAIDSGRTWDSGVVLMALVEAIIDRVSHRDWDTARERIQALEHIHWNKPPAGE; encoded by the coding sequence TTGAAAGAACAGGTTCATGAGGCACTCGGTCAGATGACCGACGCCGAGCGCAAGGTGGCTCACGCCTTTCTTGCCCACTATCCCAGCAGCGGCCTTTCCACGGTCGCTGAATTTGCGGGTCTCGCCGGCACCAGTGCGCCGACGGTTCTGCGCTTCGTGTCGCGGCTCGGCTTTTCCGGCTATCCGGAATTTCAGCGTGCCCTGCGGACCGAAATTCAGGCGGAATTGCTGTCTCCGCTTGAAAAGGGAGACAGCTCCGCAGCGCGCAATCTCGATGGGTCGGCTCTCGGTTCCTATTTCTCGCGGGCCACGGCCAATATTCAAGCCACTCTTGAAGCAATTCCCGAGAGCGAATTTGAAGCAGCCTGTGCCCTGCTATCTGACCCGAAGGCAGCCTGTTACACGCTCGGTGGGCGTTTCAGCGATGCCATTGCCCGGTATATGGCATCGCATCTGCGCATTGTTCGACCCAATGTGCGCCGCTTTCAGGACCAGACCTCCACCTGGGATGATCAATTGCTGGATGTGAAGGCGGGCGATGTCGTGGTTCTCTTCGATATTCGTCGCTACCAGCGTGATCTGGTGCATCTGAGTGAGCTTCTATGCGAGCGCAAGGCACGCATCGTGTTGGTCACGGACAGTTGGCTGTCGCCGATTTCGCGCTATGCGAAGGTCGTTCTTCCCTGTGCAATCGATTCAGGACGCACCTGGGATTCCGGTGTCGTTCTTATGGCGCTGGTCGAGGCAATCATCGACCGTGTCTCCCATCGGGATTGGGATACGGCGCGCGAGCGCATCCAGGCACTGGAGCATATTCACTGGAACAAGCCTCCCGCTGGGGAGTGA
- a CDS encoding N-formylglutamate amidohydrolase: protein MTGALLAPSEGEPFQIERADGRSPVILVCEHASCTIPASLSTLGVKPDTLTSHAAWDIGALATARKLSALLDAPLIHQRFSRLVYDCNRPPDAADSIPERSEVHAIPGNRDLPDAARQQRVAEIYEPFRQALADLIAARTAPARQTVIVTIHSYTRVYFGVERHRAIGLLHDRDRRLADAMLALAEENGISNTMRNYPYGPDDGVTHTLRLHAVQHGLLNVMIEYCSDLIDTDQGQDEWAKRTARLLETALQRFHIDLYEAGPQQA from the coding sequence ATGACCGGCGCGCTGCTTGCCCCATCGGAGGGTGAACCATTTCAGATCGAGCGCGCGGACGGGCGTTCGCCCGTCATACTCGTCTGCGAGCACGCCTCATGCACAATTCCCGCGTCGCTCTCGACGCTCGGCGTGAAGCCGGACACTCTGACAAGTCATGCCGCTTGGGACATCGGAGCGCTGGCGACGGCACGGAAGCTGTCAGCCCTGCTCGATGCCCCACTTATCCACCAGCGGTTCTCGCGGCTTGTCTATGATTGCAATCGCCCCCCGGACGCAGCCGACAGCATTCCTGAGCGAAGCGAGGTTCATGCAATTCCCGGCAACCGCGACCTTCCAGACGCGGCACGCCAACAACGCGTTGCCGAGATCTATGAACCGTTTCGTCAAGCGCTGGCCGATCTGATCGCGGCGCGAACGGCCCCCGCCAGGCAAACTGTGATCGTCACCATCCATTCATATACACGCGTATATTTCGGTGTGGAACGGCATCGCGCGATCGGATTGCTGCATGACCGCGACCGCCGTTTGGCAGACGCGATGCTGGCACTGGCCGAAGAAAACGGCATCTCCAACACAATGCGCAACTATCCCTATGGACCGGACGACGGCGTGACGCACACCTTGCGTCTGCATGCAGTCCAGCATGGCCTGCTCAACGTGATGATCGAATATTGCAGCGATCTGATCGACACCGACCAAGGGCAGGACGAATGGGCAAAGCGCACGGCAAGGCTGCTTGAGACAGCACTGCAGCGATTTCACATCGACCTTTACGAAGCCGGACCACAACAAGCCTGA
- a CDS encoding TRAP transporter small permease subunit yields the protein MPNAIRRYVRLIDRTNHYVGLVVMYMIFLMIGILLYSSIMKTVAIPPLWTLEMAQFAMVAYYMVGGGWALQNDAHVRMDLIYARWSPRTKAIVDSITVLFLIFYLSLLLYGGFSSTAYALKYGETSYSAWSPYMAPIKIIMCIGIALTLLQAMAQLFRDIARVRGEELS from the coding sequence ATGCCGAACGCCATAAGGCGCTATGTGCGCCTGATCGACCGGACGAACCACTATGTCGGTCTCGTGGTCATGTACATGATCTTCCTGATGATCGGCATTCTGCTTTATTCATCGATCATGAAGACAGTGGCCATACCGCCTTTGTGGACACTGGAAATGGCCCAGTTCGCCATGGTTGCCTACTACATGGTCGGCGGCGGCTGGGCGCTGCAGAATGACGCGCATGTGCGGATGGACCTGATCTATGCACGCTGGTCGCCGCGCACGAAGGCGATTGTCGATTCCATCACCGTCTTGTTTCTGATTTTCTATCTCTCCCTGCTTCTTTATGGCGGGTTCTCCTCCACTGCCTATGCGCTGAAATACGGTGAAACCAGCTATTCGGCCTGGTCGCCCTATATGGCGCCCATCAAGATCATCATGTGCATCGGCATCGCGCTGACGCTGCTTCAGGCCATGGCGCAACTCTTCAGGGATATTGCGCGGGTGCGCGGGGAGGAACTGTCATGA
- a CDS encoding TRAP transporter large permease — protein sequence MSYELTAILMFTGMMGLLLTGQRVFGAIGFIAVAFALLLWGTGGSEIAFSAAMKLMKWYALLTLPLFIYMGYMLSESGIADDLYKMFHVWFGPVRGGLAIGTIALMVVISAMNGLSVAGMAIGATIALPELLRRGYDKIMVTGVIQAGSSLGILVPPSVVLVLYAMIARQPVGQLWLAGVFPGLLMAGLFILYIAIRCWLQPNLGPVLPAEERRIPMSEKLKLLSAGILPFMIFFLMTGLFVMGVTSLVESSAIGAVSATAAAAIRGRLTLKVIHDTVRKTLSVSCMFMWIILAALCFGAVFDGLGAVRAIEGFFLDQLGLSPWEVLILMQLSYLIMGMFLDDTAMLVIVAPLYVPLVKLLGFDLIWYGVLYTITCQIAYMTPPFGYNLFLMRAMAPPEIGLGDIYRSIIPFVAVMVFALIIVMVFPQIALWLPEHVYAR from the coding sequence ATGAGCTATGAACTGACAGCGATCCTCATGTTCACCGGCATGATGGGTCTGCTTTTGACGGGGCAGCGCGTCTTTGGCGCCATTGGCTTCATTGCCGTTGCCTTCGCGCTGCTGCTATGGGGGACGGGTGGTTCCGAGATCGCGTTTTCCGCTGCCATGAAGCTGATGAAATGGTATGCGCTGCTGACGCTGCCGCTCTTCATCTATATGGGTTACATGCTGTCGGAATCGGGCATTGCCGACGATCTCTACAAGATGTTCCATGTCTGGTTCGGCCCGGTGCGCGGCGGGCTTGCCATCGGAACGATTGCGCTCATGGTGGTCATCTCGGCCATGAACGGCCTGTCGGTTGCCGGCATGGCCATCGGCGCAACCATCGCGCTGCCGGAACTGCTTAGACGCGGCTACGACAAGATCATGGTGACCGGCGTTATCCAGGCAGGCTCATCGCTCGGCATTCTCGTGCCGCCCAGCGTGGTGCTCGTGCTTTATGCAATGATCGCGCGCCAGCCGGTCGGCCAGCTCTGGCTGGCAGGCGTGTTTCCCGGCCTGCTCATGGCGGGGCTTTTCATTCTCTACATCGCGATCCGGTGCTGGCTGCAGCCCAATCTCGGGCCTGTGCTTCCTGCCGAAGAGCGCCGCATCCCAATGTCCGAAAAGCTCAAGCTCCTGTCTGCCGGCATTCTGCCCTTCATGATCTTCTTCCTGATGACCGGGCTTTTCGTCATGGGCGTCACCAGCCTTGTCGAGAGCTCCGCCATCGGTGCGGTCTCGGCAACCGCTGCCGCGGCGATCCGCGGGCGCCTCACTTTGAAGGTGATCCACGACACGGTGCGCAAGACGCTTTCGGTCTCGTGCATGTTCATGTGGATCATTCTTGCTGCTCTGTGCTTCGGAGCCGTCTTCGACGGACTGGGCGCGGTACGGGCTATCGAGGGGTTTTTCTTGGATCAGCTTGGTCTCTCGCCATGGGAGGTACTGATCCTGATGCAGCTTTCCTATCTCATAATGGGCATGTTTCTGGACGATACGGCGATGCTCGTCATCGTCGCGCCGCTCTATGTGCCCCTGGTCAAGCTGCTCGGCTTCGACCTCATCTGGTACGGCGTGCTCTACACGATCACCTGCCAGATCGCCTACATGACCCCGCCCTTCGGCTACAATCTCTTCCTCATGCGGGCCATGGCGCCGCCAGAGATCGGGCTTGGAGACATCTACCGATCCATTATCCCGTTCGTGGCGGTGATGGTGTTCGCGCTCATCATTGTCATGGTCTTTCCGCAGATCGCGCTCTGGCTTCCGGAGCATGTCTATGCGCGCTGA